The following proteins come from a genomic window of Daphnia carinata strain CSIRO-1 chromosome 6, CSIRO_AGI_Dcar_HiC_V3, whole genome shotgun sequence:
- the LOC130699527 gene encoding mast/stem cell growth factor receptor kita-like isoform X2, translating into MVLTYAFTLASLLSAMFCSVGGNAEDWHTSDSGYKWSPKCDFPGNDIGKVLLSDGTKQQCGKLCIANPECTQFVYGYEDYCYMKKSAITTSRYNLPDHPTALCGFIPWRDSSENVRDDWNTTVEDEATCRFYGNKSVIFTTPCRKAKDCGIWYDSVAMTPGTKTCKLIDGERGSCCPDLPQKQKFPKESQRLTMIPSKWEEIIDANTTLTITCVYAFEDEFQQKNFAISWEFPDYLFRNAELTDVERRLRKTFDRNMTHMTSSITLANTKIFDTGYFGCKGIPYGHGQTGIVQKYVFVYDGIELVTIAKNEFYFTIPHGQIDFEISCRPTHPDVKVSLIHRHQYTARGENWLEPKVNLLEDPNANWSFEPKVGLKLKKATIDDTGHYECSGKINNKEHSRNFYVEVLGMELTKFVGEDDPLIGSNVTLVCRIYYNTNIAKRPAWAYQIGTKEAMQLINETDPPKGIKIKMDRFDYEERTLYESRLEFVVAAPSSYVFQCRANEIRTISFRVKESINNNQTFIRLQNGISQNLTCVGTLTEETFQWFKDGKLYSGLLRVEANSSILLLEGKREEIGTYTCRQTNQLLSRRSERSFIVSYDDVRRDTIVIAVSVALAVLFVVGFATCVKLYVYRKKMRTAGAFNRLLNGNVDQLNTQSPIEEQVEFLPYDKRWEFPRNRLKLGVVLGTGCFGRILKAEAIGIKDTDETVKTVAVKMVKSDTNVAAMEALIGELKILACLGSHLNVVNLLGACTKRIDKGDLLVIVEYCRFGNLQTYLIKHRNSFINQVDEFGNLKTDGELDNNDTMSTHTDNIVVDYNEPQSNTSFQMNSSTEFLNGSAFNISCEPNSAIAKSTADPEDSKPFWQYQQDPSATSDGSMSTRDLISWAFQITRGMDYLVSKKVLHGDLAARNILLADDGVAKVADFGMSRKLYYDENYEKKGQGLMPVKWMAIESLTDRIFSSQSDVWSYGVLLWEMFSLGKIPYPGMDVAHILLKEILRGYRMDKPNFAPNFIADIMANCWNMEPKGRPTFNQMEEIICNHMESVVSSSYLNMNEPYVKLNEERNNGKPADLYGLAKMLKEKACSPPTENAKRYWNFPVRFSTISNNDE; encoded by the exons ATGGTGCTTACATACGCTTTCACGTTGGCCTCTTTGTTATCGGCAATGTTTTGTTCAGTTGGTGGTAACGCAGAGGATTGGCATACGAGTGACAGTGGTTACAAATGGTCCCCGAAATGCGACTTCCCAGGCAATGATATCGGCAAAGTACTTCTCAGCGACGGTACTAAACAACAGTGTGGAAAACTTTGCATTGCCAATCCAGAATGTACCCAGTTTGTCTATGGTTATGAGGATTATTGCTACATGAAAAAATCAGCGATAACGACTTCTCGTTACAACCTTCCCGATCACCCTACTGCACTATGCGGATTCATTCCGTGGAGAGATTCTTCCGAGAACG TGAGAGACGACTGGAATACTACCGTAGAAGACGAAGCTACTTGTCGTTTTTATGGCAACAAAAGTGTGATATTCACAACGCCATGTCGCAAAGCCAAAGATTGTGGTATATGGTACGACAGCGTTGCAATGACTCCGGGCACCAAAACCTGCAAACTAATTGACGGAGAGCGAGGCTCTTGTTGTCCGGATCTTCCccaaaaacagaaatttcccAAAGAAA GTCAGCGGCTGACCATGATTCCTTCTAAATGGGAAGAAATTATCGATGCTAATACGACACTTACGATCACGTGTGTCTATGCGTTTGAGGATGAATTTCAACAGAAAAATTTCGCTATTTCATGGGAATTTCCAGATTACCTTTTCAGAAATGCAGAG CTCACGGACGTGGAACGCCGTCTACGTAAGACATTTGACAGAAATATGACCCATATGACATCGTCCATAACTTTGGCGAATACGAAAATCTTTGACACCGGCTACTTTGGGTGTAAGGGCATTCCCTATGGGCACGGACAAACGGGAATAGTACAGAAGTACGTTTTTGTTTATG ATGGTATCGAGCTAGTCACCATTGCAAAGAATGAATTCTATTTTACTATTCCACACGGTCAAatagattttgaaatttcatgcAGGCCAACCCATCCTGATGTTAAAGTTTCTTTGATTCACAGGCATCAGTATACTGCTCGAGGCGAAAACTGGCTCGAACCcaaa GTTAACCTTTTAGAAGATCCTAATGCCAATTGGTCCTTTGAACCGAAAGTTGGATTGAAGCTTAAGAAAGCCACTATTGATGATACTGGTCATTATGAATGTAGTGGAAAGATAAACAATAAGGAACATTCGAGGAATTTTTATGTGGAGGTACTAG GAATGGAGTTAACAAAATTTGTTGGTGAAGACGACCCATTGATAGGGAGTAATGTTACGTTAGTTTGCCGTATTTACTACAATACCAACATTGCTAAACGTCCAGCGTGGGCCTACCAGATCGGAACTAAGGAAGCGATGCAACTTATTAATGAAACTGATCCTCCTAAAG GCATCAAAATCAAGATGGATCGTTTCGATTACGAGGAAAGGACACTTTACGAAAGTCGTTTAGAGTTTGTGGTTGCTGCACCGAGCAGCTACGTCTTTCAATGCCGGGCAAATGAGATCCGCACCATTTCTTTCCGTGTCAAAG AATCAATTAACAACAATCAGACGTTTATCCGGCTGCAAAATGGAATATCGCAAAATTTGACGTGTGTTGGAACGTTGACAGAAGAAACCTTTCAATGGTTTAAG GATGGGAAACTCTATTCTGGCTTGTTACGCGTAGAAGCTAATTCTTCAATTTTGCTACTTgaaggaaagagagaagaaatcGGTACGTACACCTGTAGACAGACAAACCAATTGTTATCACGAAGATCCGAACGAAGTTTTATTGTATCCTACGACGATGTGAGAAGGGACACGATCGTTATTGCAGTCTCGGTAGCATTAGCAGTTTTATTTGTGGTCGGATTTGCCACCTGTGTTAAACTTTACGTATATAGG aaaaaaatgagaactGCTGGTGCTTTTAACAGACTTCTTAACGGAAATGTTGATCAATTAAATACCCAGTCACCAATCGAAGAGCAAGTTGAATTCCTCCCCTATGATAAACGGTGGGAATTTCCGAGGAACCGCCTAAAACTTG GAGTTGTGCTAGGAACTGGATGCTTCGGCCGAATTCTCAAAGCCGAGGCTATAGGAATCAAAGACACTGATGAAACTGTGAAAACAGTGGCCGTCAAAATGGTTAAATCGGATACAAATGTCGCTGCAATGGAAGCCCTCATTGGCGAATTGAAAATTCTTGCATGTCTGGGGTCTCACCTCAACGTTGTAAATTTATTGGGGGCCTGCACTAAGCGAATAGATAAAG GTGATTTATTGGTAATCGTCGAATACTGCCGATTTGGCAATTTACAAACTTACCTGATCAAGCATAGAAACTCATTTATCAATCAAGTAGACGAATTTGGTAATTTAAAAACGGATGGCGAATTAGATAATAATGATACCATgag tacacacacagacaataTTGTAGTGGATTACAATGAACCTCAGTCAAACACATCCTTCCAGATGAATTCGTCCACCGAATTTTTGAACGGATCCGCTTTCAACATTTCATGTGAACCAAATAGCGCAA TTGCCAAATCGACAGCTGATCCAGAAGACTCCAAACCTTTTTGGCAATACCAGCAAGATCCTTCTGCAACTTCGGATGGGTCCATGTCAACACGAGACTTAATCTCTTGGGCTTTCCAAATAACTCGAGGAATGGACTACTTAGTTAGTAAAAAG GTTCTCCATGGTGATCTTGCCGCTCGTAACATTCTGCTCGCCGATGACGGAGTTGCCAAGGTGGCTGATTTCGGCATGTCTAGAAAGCTGTATTATGATGAAAACTATGAGAAAAAAGGGCAG GGGCTGATGCCAGTCAAATGGATGGCTATTGAATCTCTGACTGATCGCATCTTTTCCAGCCAATCTGATGTGTGGTCATACGGCGTTCTTCTTTGGGAAATGTTTTCCCTTGGCAAGATCCCATATCCAG GCATGGATGTTGCTCACATACTTCTTAAGGAAATTCTTCGAGGATATCGCATGGATAAGCCAAATTTTGCGCCAAATTTCATTGCCGATATAATGGCCAACTGTTGGAACATGGAGCCGAAAGGAAGGCCAACGTTTAATCAAATGGAAGAAATCATTTGTAATCACATGGAGTCAGTCGTCAGCTCTAGTTACCTTAATATGAATGAACCGTACGTAAAACTtaatgaagaaagaaacaacgGAAAGCCTGCGGATCTTTATGGTCTTGCAAagatgttaaaagaaaaagcctgTTCACCGCCAACAGAAAATGCCAAACGATACTGGAACTTTCCTGTGCGATTCTCCACAATCTCCAACAATGATGAATAA
- the LOC130699527 gene encoding mast/stem cell growth factor receptor kita-like isoform X1 produces MLPPFSTNGFSPVLEITGTVATNTSGVSRLTVSRITSAKGNKTDRLPRNVGGNAEDWHTSDSGYKWSPKCDFPGNDIGKVLLSDGTKQQCGKLCIANPECTQFVYGYEDYCYMKKSAITTSRYNLPDHPTALCGFIPWRDSSENVRDDWNTTVEDEATCRFYGNKSVIFTTPCRKAKDCGIWYDSVAMTPGTKTCKLIDGERGSCCPDLPQKQKFPKESQRLTMIPSKWEEIIDANTTLTITCVYAFEDEFQQKNFAISWEFPDYLFRNAELTDVERRLRKTFDRNMTHMTSSITLANTKIFDTGYFGCKGIPYGHGQTGIVQKYVFVYDGIELVTIAKNEFYFTIPHGQIDFEISCRPTHPDVKVSLIHRHQYTARGENWLEPKVNLLEDPNANWSFEPKVGLKLKKATIDDTGHYECSGKINNKEHSRNFYVEVLGMELTKFVGEDDPLIGSNVTLVCRIYYNTNIAKRPAWAYQIGTKEAMQLINETDPPKGIKIKMDRFDYEERTLYESRLEFVVAAPSSYVFQCRANEIRTISFRVKESINNNQTFIRLQNGISQNLTCVGTLTEETFQWFKDGKLYSGLLRVEANSSILLLEGKREEIGTYTCRQTNQLLSRRSERSFIVSYDDVRRDTIVIAVSVALAVLFVVGFATCVKLYVYRKKMRTAGAFNRLLNGNVDQLNTQSPIEEQVEFLPYDKRWEFPRNRLKLGVVLGTGCFGRILKAEAIGIKDTDETVKTVAVKMVKSDTNVAAMEALIGELKILACLGSHLNVVNLLGACTKRIDKGDLLVIVEYCRFGNLQTYLIKHRNSFINQVDEFGNLKTDGELDNNDTMSTHTDNIVVDYNEPQSNTSFQMNSSTEFLNGSAFNISCEPNSAIAKSTADPEDSKPFWQYQQDPSATSDGSMSTRDLISWAFQITRGMDYLVSKKVLHGDLAARNILLADDGVAKVADFGMSRKLYYDENYEKKGQGLMPVKWMAIESLTDRIFSSQSDVWSYGVLLWEMFSLGKIPYPGMDVAHILLKEILRGYRMDKPNFAPNFIADIMANCWNMEPKGRPTFNQMEEIICNHMESVVSSSYLNMNEPYVKLNEERNNGKPADLYGLAKMLKEKACSPPTENAKRYWNFPVRFSTISNNDE; encoded by the exons ATGTTGCCACCATTTTCAACGAATGGTTTTAGTCCCGTGTTGGAAATTACAGGAACAGTTGCGACTAATACCTCTGGTGTTAGTCGCTTAACCGTTTCTCGTATCACCAGTGcaaagggaaacaaaacag ACAGGTTACCAAGAAATG TTGGTGGTAACGCAGAGGATTGGCATACGAGTGACAGTGGTTACAAATGGTCCCCGAAATGCGACTTCCCAGGCAATGATATCGGCAAAGTACTTCTCAGCGACGGTACTAAACAACAGTGTGGAAAACTTTGCATTGCCAATCCAGAATGTACCCAGTTTGTCTATGGTTATGAGGATTATTGCTACATGAAAAAATCAGCGATAACGACTTCTCGTTACAACCTTCCCGATCACCCTACTGCACTATGCGGATTCATTCCGTGGAGAGATTCTTCCGAGAACG TGAGAGACGACTGGAATACTACCGTAGAAGACGAAGCTACTTGTCGTTTTTATGGCAACAAAAGTGTGATATTCACAACGCCATGTCGCAAAGCCAAAGATTGTGGTATATGGTACGACAGCGTTGCAATGACTCCGGGCACCAAAACCTGCAAACTAATTGACGGAGAGCGAGGCTCTTGTTGTCCGGATCTTCCccaaaaacagaaatttcccAAAGAAA GTCAGCGGCTGACCATGATTCCTTCTAAATGGGAAGAAATTATCGATGCTAATACGACACTTACGATCACGTGTGTCTATGCGTTTGAGGATGAATTTCAACAGAAAAATTTCGCTATTTCATGGGAATTTCCAGATTACCTTTTCAGAAATGCAGAG CTCACGGACGTGGAACGCCGTCTACGTAAGACATTTGACAGAAATATGACCCATATGACATCGTCCATAACTTTGGCGAATACGAAAATCTTTGACACCGGCTACTTTGGGTGTAAGGGCATTCCCTATGGGCACGGACAAACGGGAATAGTACAGAAGTACGTTTTTGTTTATG ATGGTATCGAGCTAGTCACCATTGCAAAGAATGAATTCTATTTTACTATTCCACACGGTCAAatagattttgaaatttcatgcAGGCCAACCCATCCTGATGTTAAAGTTTCTTTGATTCACAGGCATCAGTATACTGCTCGAGGCGAAAACTGGCTCGAACCcaaa GTTAACCTTTTAGAAGATCCTAATGCCAATTGGTCCTTTGAACCGAAAGTTGGATTGAAGCTTAAGAAAGCCACTATTGATGATACTGGTCATTATGAATGTAGTGGAAAGATAAACAATAAGGAACATTCGAGGAATTTTTATGTGGAGGTACTAG GAATGGAGTTAACAAAATTTGTTGGTGAAGACGACCCATTGATAGGGAGTAATGTTACGTTAGTTTGCCGTATTTACTACAATACCAACATTGCTAAACGTCCAGCGTGGGCCTACCAGATCGGAACTAAGGAAGCGATGCAACTTATTAATGAAACTGATCCTCCTAAAG GCATCAAAATCAAGATGGATCGTTTCGATTACGAGGAAAGGACACTTTACGAAAGTCGTTTAGAGTTTGTGGTTGCTGCACCGAGCAGCTACGTCTTTCAATGCCGGGCAAATGAGATCCGCACCATTTCTTTCCGTGTCAAAG AATCAATTAACAACAATCAGACGTTTATCCGGCTGCAAAATGGAATATCGCAAAATTTGACGTGTGTTGGAACGTTGACAGAAGAAACCTTTCAATGGTTTAAG GATGGGAAACTCTATTCTGGCTTGTTACGCGTAGAAGCTAATTCTTCAATTTTGCTACTTgaaggaaagagagaagaaatcGGTACGTACACCTGTAGACAGACAAACCAATTGTTATCACGAAGATCCGAACGAAGTTTTATTGTATCCTACGACGATGTGAGAAGGGACACGATCGTTATTGCAGTCTCGGTAGCATTAGCAGTTTTATTTGTGGTCGGATTTGCCACCTGTGTTAAACTTTACGTATATAGG aaaaaaatgagaactGCTGGTGCTTTTAACAGACTTCTTAACGGAAATGTTGATCAATTAAATACCCAGTCACCAATCGAAGAGCAAGTTGAATTCCTCCCCTATGATAAACGGTGGGAATTTCCGAGGAACCGCCTAAAACTTG GAGTTGTGCTAGGAACTGGATGCTTCGGCCGAATTCTCAAAGCCGAGGCTATAGGAATCAAAGACACTGATGAAACTGTGAAAACAGTGGCCGTCAAAATGGTTAAATCGGATACAAATGTCGCTGCAATGGAAGCCCTCATTGGCGAATTGAAAATTCTTGCATGTCTGGGGTCTCACCTCAACGTTGTAAATTTATTGGGGGCCTGCACTAAGCGAATAGATAAAG GTGATTTATTGGTAATCGTCGAATACTGCCGATTTGGCAATTTACAAACTTACCTGATCAAGCATAGAAACTCATTTATCAATCAAGTAGACGAATTTGGTAATTTAAAAACGGATGGCGAATTAGATAATAATGATACCATgag tacacacacagacaataTTGTAGTGGATTACAATGAACCTCAGTCAAACACATCCTTCCAGATGAATTCGTCCACCGAATTTTTGAACGGATCCGCTTTCAACATTTCATGTGAACCAAATAGCGCAA TTGCCAAATCGACAGCTGATCCAGAAGACTCCAAACCTTTTTGGCAATACCAGCAAGATCCTTCTGCAACTTCGGATGGGTCCATGTCAACACGAGACTTAATCTCTTGGGCTTTCCAAATAACTCGAGGAATGGACTACTTAGTTAGTAAAAAG GTTCTCCATGGTGATCTTGCCGCTCGTAACATTCTGCTCGCCGATGACGGAGTTGCCAAGGTGGCTGATTTCGGCATGTCTAGAAAGCTGTATTATGATGAAAACTATGAGAAAAAAGGGCAG GGGCTGATGCCAGTCAAATGGATGGCTATTGAATCTCTGACTGATCGCATCTTTTCCAGCCAATCTGATGTGTGGTCATACGGCGTTCTTCTTTGGGAAATGTTTTCCCTTGGCAAGATCCCATATCCAG GCATGGATGTTGCTCACATACTTCTTAAGGAAATTCTTCGAGGATATCGCATGGATAAGCCAAATTTTGCGCCAAATTTCATTGCCGATATAATGGCCAACTGTTGGAACATGGAGCCGAAAGGAAGGCCAACGTTTAATCAAATGGAAGAAATCATTTGTAATCACATGGAGTCAGTCGTCAGCTCTAGTTACCTTAATATGAATGAACCGTACGTAAAACTtaatgaagaaagaaacaacgGAAAGCCTGCGGATCTTTATGGTCTTGCAAagatgttaaaagaaaaagcctgTTCACCGCCAACAGAAAATGCCAAACGATACTGGAACTTTCCTGTGCGATTCTCCACAATCTCCAACAATGATGAATAA